CCGCAGCATCAAGAAGGCCGGCAAGATGTGGGCCATCGACACCGCCATCAGCATGGTCGACCTGACCACGCTCGAAGGCGCCGACACCCACGGCAAGGTCCGGTCGCTCGCCGCCAAGGCCCGCCGACCCGACCCGGAACGCCCGGACGTGCCGCAGGTCGCCGCCCTCTGCGTCTACCCCGACATGGTCGAGACCGCCGTCAAGGAACTGAACGGCACGGGCATCAACATCGCGAGCGTCGCCACCGCGTTCCCGTCCGGCCGGTCGAGTCTGAAGGTGAAGCTGGAGGACACGGCCTACGCCGTCGACGCGGGCGCCACCGAGATCGACATGGTGATCGACCGCGGCGCGTTCCTGTCCGGCCGCTTCGGCCAGGTGTTCGACGAGATCGTGCAGGTCAAGCACGCCTGCCGGGACGCGCACCTCAAGGTCATCCTGGAGACCGGCGAACTCGCCACCTACGACAACGTGCGCCGCGCCTCCTGGCTCGGCCTGCTCGCCGGCGGCGACTTCATCAAGACCTCCACCGGCAAGGTGTCCCCCGCCGCGACACTCCCCGTCACGCACGTGATGCTGCAAGCCGTCCGCGACTGGCACACCCAGACGGGCGAACGCAGAGGCGTGAAGCCGGCCGGTGGCATCCGCACGACCAAGGACGCGATCAAGTACCTGGTCGCGGTGCACGAGGTCGCGGGGCCGGAGTGGCTGACCGCAGACCTGTTCCGCTTCGGCGCCTCCACGCTGCTCAACGACCTGCTGATGC
This is a stretch of genomic DNA from Saccharothrix ecbatanensis. It encodes these proteins:
- the deoC gene encoding deoxyribose-phosphate aldolase codes for the protein MAAPSTSPSLPPALADAVRDDASLRRFLHGLPGVDQVGVEQRAAGLGTRSIKKAGKMWAIDTAISMVDLTTLEGADTHGKVRSLAAKARRPDPERPDVPQVAALCVYPDMVETAVKELNGTGINIASVATAFPSGRSSLKVKLEDTAYAVDAGATEIDMVIDRGAFLSGRFGQVFDEIVQVKHACRDAHLKVILETGELATYDNVRRASWLGLLAGGDFIKTSTGKVSPAATLPVTHVMLQAVRDWHTQTGERRGVKPAGGIRTTKDAIKYLVAVHEVAGPEWLTADLFRFGASTLLNDLLMQRRTQLEGHYSGPDYVTVD